The Chthoniobacterales bacterium DNA segment CATCAGCTACCCGGCCCCGCAGCCGGCCCGCATTTCCGACGCCACGCTTTACGTGCTGCTCCCCGGCTCCGCGGAAGCCGCCCGCCTTGCGCCCTTCCTCGCCGCGGCCGACCCCGCTCTTTTCGCCGCCGAGCGCTCCGATAGACTCGGCCGGCCGGATCCGCAAATTCCGGCCTACGAGCCCAGCTACACCGCCGCGAAACCCGAAATCCTCCCCCTGCCCGATCCCAAGACGCGCATCCTCCCGCCACTTCTCCGCGATCACGGCCCCGTTCCCGTCGCCGAAGCCCCGGTCGCCCGCAAGGACACCCCCGCGCCGGCCACTCGCACCCAGACCATTTTTTCCGCCAACCTTGCCTCCCGCGCCCCGCAGGAATGGCCGAAATTCAAATTCGTCGCCCGGCCCGGCGACCAGCTCGCGCCCACCCGCTTCCTTCTCGGTGTCGCTCCCGACGGCCGCGTGCTCCACGTCATTCGCGACACCGACAGTCGCAACTCCAGCCTCGACGATGCCGCCTCGCACCTCCTCATGCAGCTTTGGTTTCAACGCGGCCCCAACGACGACATCGCCTGGGGCACCGCAACTTTCTACTGGGGCCTCGATGTCAAACGCGAGGAGCCGCGCCTGGAGGACGTCCAATGATTCCGCTCACCCTCGGGCAGGTCGTCGTCGTCTACACCGCCGGCCTCGTCACCTTCCTGCTCTTCCTCTCCCTCGGGCGCACCCTTTTTCGCATGCGCCGGGAGGCCCGCTCCCGCCGTCGGCAGATCCAGTGCGCCATCTGCGGCACGATTTACGAAAACTCCACCGAAGTTGCGCTGCCAGAGTGTCCGAATTGCGCGCACCCGAACGAACGCCGTCCGCCTCTCGGCCCGTAACCATCCTGTCCGGCTTCCTGACGACGGCCGTTATTTGCCAGCCTCGGAAATTTGTGGTTGCAAAGGGGGTTTGCCAGCCGATTGACTGAACGTTCCCTTCTTCAGGGGTAATTTGTTAAAGCATGAGTGAGCGCAGAGTCGTAATTACCGGAATTGGAACCGTCACGCCGATCGGCCTGGACACCGCCACCTTTTGGCAAAATCTCACCAATGGCGTGAGCGGGATCAGCCGTTTCAGCGCCTTCGACTCGACCGACTACGACTGCAAGATCGCCGGCGAAATCAAGGATTTCAACGCGGCCGCCTATTTCAAGAATCCCAAATCGGCCAAGCGCACCGACCGCTTTACCCAGTTCGCGATGGCCGGCGCCAAGATGGCCGTCGAGGACTCCGGACTCGATCCCGAGAAGCTCGACCTCACCCGCGTCGGCGTGATGATCGGTTCCGGCATCGGCGGCCTTTACAGCATGGAAGAGGAGGCCAAGCGCCTCCAGGCCCGCGGCCCCTCGCGCGTCTCGCCCTTCACGATTGCCATGATGATCAGCAACATGGCCTCGGGCATTGTCTCGATGGAATACGGCTTTGCCGGTCCAAACATGTGCATCGTCACCGCCTGCGCCACCGCGAACAACTCGCTCGGCGAAGCCTGGCGCATCATCAAATTTGGCGATGCGGATTGCTTCGTCGCCGGCGGCTGCGAAGCCACCATCACCCCGCTCGGCATCGCCGGCTTCGCCTCGATGAAGGCGCTCAGCTGCCGCAACGACGAGCCCGAGAAAGCCTGCCGCCCGTTCGACAAGGACCGCGACGGCTTCATCATGGGGGAAGGCGCCGGCATCATGGTTCTCGAGGAACTCGAACACGCCAAACGCCGCGGCGCTCCGATTTATTGCGAACTCGCCGGCTACGGCGCGACCGCCGATGCCTATCACATGACGGCCCCGCTGCCCGAGGGCGAAGGCGCCGCCCGCGCGATGAAGATCGCGATGAAGCACGCCGGCGTGAACCCGGAAGACATCGATTACATCAACGCCCACGCCACCTCGACCGGCCTCGGCGACATCTGCGAAACCAAGGCCATCAAGCTTGCCCTCGGCGAAGCCGCCAGGACCGTCACCGTGAGCTCCACGAAGTCCATGACCGGTCACCTCCTCGGTGCCGCCGGTGGCGTGGAAATGGCCGCCTGCGCCCTCGCGATCAAGCACGGCATTGTCCCGCCCACGATCAACCTCGACGAGCCCGATCCCGAGTGCGACCTCGACTACACGCCGAATGTCGCCCGCGAAAAGAAGGTCCGCGTCGTCCTCAACAACTCCTTCGGCTTCGGCGGACACAACGCCACGCTCATCGCCAAGGAATACGTCGGGTAAGGTTTCTTTAGACGGAATTAACAGAATTTTGGGAATTGGGAGTTCCCGGGTATGAAACCCCTCTCTCCATTCCGTGAATTCCGTTAATTCTGTCCAAAAATGAACTCCCCCCGCTACGGCTCCATCCCCTACCGCCGCAGCGGCCGCAGCGGCCTGCTGCTGCCCGCTCTCTCGCTCGGCCTCTGGCACAATTTCGGAGCCGCCGCCGACTTCGAAAACGCCCGCGCCATGGTGCGCCGCGCCTTCGATCTCGGCATCACGCACTTCGATCTGGCGAACAACTACGGGCCGCCTCCCGGCTCCGCCGAGGAAACCTTTGGCCGCCTCCTCCGCGAGGACTTCTCGCGCCACCGCGACGAACTCATCGTCTCGACCAAAGCCGGCTACACCATGTGGGAAGGCCCCTACGGCGACTGGGGCTCCCGCAAGTATCTGCTCTCCAGCCTGGACCAGAGCCTTCACCGCCTCGGGCTCGACTACGTCGACATCTTCTACCATCACCGGCCCGATCCCGACACGCCGCTCGAGGAATCCCTCACCGCCCTCGTCGACGCCGTCCGCATGGGCAAGGCCCTCTACGCCGGCGTATCGAATTACGACGCCCCCCGCGCTGCCGCCGCCGCGCAATTCCTCCGCGCCGCCGGCGTTCCTCTGCTGATTCATCAGCCGCGCTACAACATGCTCCAGCGCATTCCGGAAACGGGCGGCCTCCTCGACACTCTCGACGCCGAGGGCGTCGGCTGCATCGCCTTCTGCCCGCTTGCCCAGGGCCTGCTCACCAGCCGCTATCTCACCGGCGAGATTCCCCCCGACTCCCGCGCCGCCGGCAATTCCGTCTTCCTGACCGCCGACAAGGTCACCGCGGAAAATATCGCCATCGCCCGCCGTCTGAATCCCATCGCCGAGGCCCGCGGCCAGACACTCGCCCAGATGGCGCTATCCTGGGTGCTGCGACGGAGCACGGTCACCTCCGCTCTCATCGGCGCCAGCCGGCCGTCTCAGATCGAGGAGAATGTCGCCGCAACCACCCACTGCGAATTCACCGCAGAAGAACTCACCGCCATCGACGCCGCCTGCACGGGCCAGAGCGCCTGATCGCGGCCTGCCCCCGCGCAACCCGGGCATCGCCAGCGCGAGGCCCGCAGAATCGATCACGCCTTCGCCTTGGGCACGCCCTCGCCGTGCTCGTAGATCGCACTCGCGCTGCCGACAACCAAAGGATCGGCCGTCGAGACCAGAGCTTCGTCCTTCCCATCGTAGGGAATCGACGCCAGCAGGAATTTCATCGCGTTGAGGCGAGCGCGCTTCTTGTCATCCGAACGAACGATCGTCCAGGGCGCATCTGCCGTGTCCGTGTAGAACAGCATCGCTTCCTTGGCCTTCGTATATTCGTCCCAGCGGCCCAGCGATTCCACGTCCATCGGGCTGAGCTTCCACTGCTTGAGCGGATCACGAGCCCGGCTGAGAAAGCGCCGGAGCTGCTCCGCCCGGCTCACCGAGAAATAGAATTTGATGAGCTTGATGTTGCTGCGAACGAGCATGCGCTCGAATTCCGGCGCCTGGCGCATGAACTCGAGGTAATCGTGCGGCGTGCAGAAGCCCATCACGTGCTCGACGCCGGCGCGGTTATACCACGAGCGATCGAACAGCACGATTTCGCCGCTCGTCGGCATCTTCTCGACGTAGCGCTGGAAATACCACTGGCCGCGCTCCGTCGTCGAAGGCGTCGCCAGCGCGACAACCCGGGCGCCGCGCGGATTCAGGTTTTCCGTGACGGTCTTGATCGTGCCGCCCTTGCCGGCCGCGTCGCGTCCCTCGAAAAGCACGACGATCTTCTCGCCGGATTCCTTCACCCACGCCTGCATCTTCACGAGCTCGATATGGAGGAGCCGCACTTCCTCCTCGTAGTCCGCGCTCTTGATGACCTTCTCGTAGGGGTAGGTCGAACTGATGATCTGCTTCTTGCTCGTCGCGGAATTCACGCGCGCGACGAGCTCCGGCGGAATGCTTGTCCGCACCTGCTCATCGATCACCGCCACCATCGGGAAGGACGCCCCTTTCGGCATCGAAGCCGGCTTTTTCGCCTTCTTCTTTTTGGCCTTCTTCGGCTTCTCCGCCTTGGGCGGCTTCACCTTCGGCGGCTTCGCAACGGCCTCTGCGCTGATCTCGGGGACGGACTCGACGTCCGCTTCCCCACCGGTGGATTCTTCGACTTGTTTCATCAGATTGCTTCCCCTTCTTGGCGGCCCTAGGTCCAAAAAAGGGAAGCAATTCCCGTTCCGTCGCGTGACGGAATCTTAACTTTCGGGCGTCTCGGCTTCGTCCTCGTTGGCTACCACCGGAGCGATACCCTGCAGACTCTCGCCCTCGCGCATGTCGATCAGCTTCACGCCCTGAGCGTTACGGCCGGTCTCGCGAATCTCGGCGATCCGCGTGCGGACCATCTTGCCCTTGTTCGTGATGAGCATGAGTTCGTCGCCGTCGCGAACGGTCAACGCACCCGCCACGCCGCCGGTGCGTTCGTTGACCTTCATCGTAATGACGCCTTTGCCGCCGCGGGACTGGATGCGGTATTCCTCGAAGCCCGTCCGCTTGCCGAGGCCGTTCTCGCCGGCCACCAGCAGCATCGAATTCGGATCCACGAGCGCAGCCCCGACCACGTAGTCTTTCTTCACGGGACGAATGCCCCAGACGCCGACCGTGTTGCGGCCCTGGTCGCGGAGCTCCTCCTCGTTGAAGCGAATGCTCATGCCGTCGTGCGTGATGAGCACGATCTCGTTGAGCCCGTTGGTGAGCTTGCAGTCGATCAGACGGTCGCCTTCCTCGATCTGGATCGCAATGATGCCGCCCTTCCGGATGTTCTTGAAATCCCGGAGGTTCGACTTTTTCACGATACCGCTGCGGGTCGCGAAAAGGATGTGGAGCAGGTCGGACCAGGTATCTTCCTCCTTCTTTTGCCCCTGAATACGGATCGTCGCCGCGATCTTCTCGTCGGCGCGCAGCTCCAGCAGGTTCGCAATGCTGCGGCCCTTGCTCGCGCGGGTGCCCTCGGGAATCTCGAACACCCGCTCGACGTAGCAACGCCCGTCGTGCGTGAAAAACATGAGGTAGTCGTGCGTCGTCGCCGTGAAGAGGTGCTCGACGAAATCGTTTTCCTCCTCGGTCTGGCCTTCGCGGGCGACCATGCCGATCACGCCCTTGCCGCCCCGGCGCTGCGCGCGATAGGCGGAGACGGCCGTGCGCTTGATGAAGCCGTTGTGCGTGATCGTGATGATGCACCCCTCGTTCGCGATGAGGTCCTCGATGTTGACCTCGCCCTCGTCGGGCACGATCTGCGTGCGGCGGGCGGAGCCGTGCTTGACCTGAATCTCGCGCAGCTCGGCCTTGATGATCGCGAGCACACGGGCCTCTTTCGCGATGATGTCGAGGAGGTCCTTGATCGTGACGAGCAACGCGTCGTATTCGCTCTTGATGCTGTCGCGCTCGAGGCCGGTGAGCTGATAGAGACGGAGGTCGAGGATGTGGCCGACCTGCTTCTCGGTGAATTTGTAATCGCCGCCCGGAGTCAGGCGCGCCTCGCTGCGGATGAGAATGCCGATCTGCTCGACGGCCTTCTGCGTCCAGGACAGCGCCAGCAACTTCGCCTTCGCGTCGTCGCGATCCTTCGAGTCGCGGATGATCTTGATGAAGTCGTCGAGATTTGCGAGCGCGATGAGGTAGCCCTCGAGCTTCTCGGCCTCGACTTCGGCCTGATCGAGGAGGAAGCGCGTGCGACGCAGCACGACCTCGCGGCGATGCTCGATGTAGCTGGTGATCGCGTCCTTGAGCGAAAGCAGCTTCGGCTTGCCGTGGTCGATCGCAAGCATGTTCACGCTGAAGGACGACTCCAGCGCGGTGTGCTTGTAGAGATTGTTGATGATGACCTTGGGATTGCCGTCGCGCTTAAGGTCGATCACGACGCGCGTGTCCTCGGCGCTCTCGTCGCGGACATCGCTGATGCCGGCGATCACCTTCTCGTTCGTGAGATCGGCAATGCGCTTCACGAGATCCGCGCGATTCACGTTGTAGGGAATCTCCGTGATGATGATCTGCTCGCGACCACCCTTCACTTCCTGCACGCCGACGCGGCCGCGGCAGCGCACCTGACCGCGACCGGTCTCGAAGTATTGTTTGATGCCGGCAACGCCCTGCAGCAGACAGCCGGTCGGGAAATCCGGGCCCTTGATGTGCTGCATGAGGCCTTCGATCGTGATCTCGGGATCGTCGATCTGCGCGCAGATGCCGTCGATGCACTCGCTCAGATTGTGCGGCGGGATGTTCGTCGCCATGCCGACGGCGATGCCGGTGCCACCATTGACGAGGAGGTTCGGGAACGCGGCCGGGAACACGGTCGGCTCCT contains these protein-coding regions:
- the fabF gene encoding beta-ketoacyl-ACP synthase II is translated as MSERRVVITGIGTVTPIGLDTATFWQNLTNGVSGISRFSAFDSTDYDCKIAGEIKDFNAAAYFKNPKSAKRTDRFTQFAMAGAKMAVEDSGLDPEKLDLTRVGVMIGSGIGGLYSMEEEAKRLQARGPSRVSPFTIAMMISNMASGIVSMEYGFAGPNMCIVTACATANNSLGEAWRIIKFGDADCFVAGGCEATITPLGIAGFASMKALSCRNDEPEKACRPFDKDRDGFIMGEGAGIMVLEELEHAKRRGAPIYCELAGYGATADAYHMTAPLPEGEGAARAMKIAMKHAGVNPEDIDYINAHATSTGLGDICETKAIKLALGEAARTVTVSSTKSMTGHLLGAAGGVEMAACALAIKHGIVPPTINLDEPDPECDLDYTPNVAREKKVRVVLNNSFGFGGHNATLIAKEYVG
- the mgrA gene encoding L-glyceraldehyde 3-phosphate reductase, translating into MNSPRYGSIPYRRSGRSGLLLPALSLGLWHNFGAAADFENARAMVRRAFDLGITHFDLANNYGPPPGSAEETFGRLLREDFSRHRDELIVSTKAGYTMWEGPYGDWGSRKYLLSSLDQSLHRLGLDYVDIFYHHRPDPDTPLEESLTALVDAVRMGKALYAGVSNYDAPRAAAAAQFLRAAGVPLLIHQPRYNMLQRIPETGGLLDTLDAEGVGCIAFCPLAQGLLTSRYLTGEIPPDSRAAGNSVFLTADKVTAENIAIARRLNPIAEARGQTLAQMALSWVLRRSTVTSALIGASRPSQIEENVAATTHCEFTAEELTAIDAACTGQSA
- the ppk2 gene encoding polyphosphate kinase 2; translation: MKQVEESTGGEADVESVPEISAEAVAKPPKVKPPKAEKPKKAKKKKAKKPASMPKGASFPMVAVIDEQVRTSIPPELVARVNSATSKKQIISSTYPYEKVIKSADYEEEVRLLHIELVKMQAWVKESGEKIVVLFEGRDAAGKGGTIKTVTENLNPRGARVVALATPSTTERGQWYFQRYVEKMPTSGEIVLFDRSWYNRAGVEHVMGFCTPHDYLEFMRQAPEFERMLVRSNIKLIKFYFSVSRAEQLRRFLSRARDPLKQWKLSPMDVESLGRWDEYTKAKEAMLFYTDTADAPWTIVRSDDKKRARLNAMKFLLASIPYDGKDEALVSTADPLVVGSASAIYEHGEGVPKAKA
- the gyrA gene encoding DNA gyrase subunit A: MYTQNEKVEKVNVAEEMSKSFLDYSMSVIISRALPDARDGLKPSQRRILFAMSELGVMPNRKHLKCAKIVGETMGNYHPHGDQAIYPTLVHMAQPWAMGEMLVDGQGNFGSLEGDPPASMRYTEARLRQLGAALMVDMDKGTVDFAPNYDETREEPTVFPAAFPNLLVNGGTGIAVGMATNIPPHNLSECIDGICAQIDDPEITIEGLMQHIKGPDFPTGCLLQGVAGIKQYFETGRGQVRCRGRVGVQEVKGGREQIIITEIPYNVNRADLVKRIADLTNEKVIAGISDVRDESAEDTRVVIDLKRDGNPKVIINNLYKHTALESSFSVNMLAIDHGKPKLLSLKDAITSYIEHRREVVLRRTRFLLDQAEVEAEKLEGYLIALANLDDFIKIIRDSKDRDDAKAKLLALSWTQKAVEQIGILIRSEARLTPGGDYKFTEKQVGHILDLRLYQLTGLERDSIKSEYDALLVTIKDLLDIIAKEARVLAIIKAELREIQVKHGSARRTQIVPDEGEVNIEDLIANEGCIITITHNGFIKRTAVSAYRAQRRGGKGVIGMVAREGQTEEENDFVEHLFTATTHDYLMFFTHDGRCYVERVFEIPEGTRASKGRSIANLLELRADEKIAATIRIQGQKKEEDTWSDLLHILFATRSGIVKKSNLRDFKNIRKGGIIAIQIEEGDRLIDCKLTNGLNEIVLITHDGMSIRFNEEELRDQGRNTVGVWGIRPVKKDYVVGAALVDPNSMLLVAGENGLGKRTGFEEYRIQSRGGKGVITMKVNERTGGVAGALTVRDGDELMLITNKGKMVRTRIAEIRETGRNAQGVKLIDMREGESLQGIAPVVANEDEAETPES